One region of Hymenobacter sediminicola genomic DNA includes:
- a CDS encoding cation diffusion facilitator family transporter has product MSAGSSKIAIYGAIGANIAIAASKFVAAFFTGSSAMLSEGIHSLVDSGNGLLILYGVKQSENPADARHPFGRSKELYFWSLIVAVLVFSVGGGMSFYEGIEHLKHPAPITDPTWNYWVLGLSLIFEGISCFLAFREFNKGRGDLGFWVTLSRSKDPSVFAILMEDLAALLGLGIALAGVYFGHALNNPYFDGGASICIGILLVSVAIFLIYKTKGLLVGEGVDDETLDSLEVIARQQRGVEQVRRPLTMYMGPQDVVLALDVEFHDHLSAVEVEHAVDELQDAIRAKHPEFKRIFIEAKGLAGKQRETALQPPISPQI; this is encoded by the coding sequence ATGTCCGCCGGTTCATCCAAAATTGCCATCTACGGGGCCATTGGGGCCAATATTGCTATTGCCGCTTCCAAGTTTGTAGCCGCTTTCTTCACGGGCAGCTCAGCTATGCTTTCCGAAGGCATTCACTCGCTCGTGGACAGTGGCAATGGCCTGCTGATTCTCTACGGCGTGAAGCAGTCCGAGAATCCCGCTGATGCCCGCCACCCCTTCGGGCGCAGCAAGGAGCTGTATTTCTGGTCCCTGATTGTGGCCGTGCTGGTGTTTTCGGTCGGTGGCGGCATGTCGTTCTACGAAGGCATTGAGCACCTCAAACACCCAGCTCCCATCACCGACCCCACCTGGAACTATTGGGTACTGGGCCTCTCGCTGATATTCGAAGGAATTTCCTGCTTCCTGGCCTTCCGCGAATTCAACAAAGGCCGTGGCGACTTGGGCTTCTGGGTTACACTGAGCCGCAGCAAAGACCCTTCGGTTTTCGCAATTCTCATGGAAGACCTGGCCGCACTTTTAGGCCTGGGCATAGCGCTGGCCGGCGTGTACTTCGGGCATGCGCTCAACAATCCGTACTTCGATGGCGGCGCCTCCATCTGCATTGGCATACTGCTGGTATCGGTAGCTATTTTTCTGATTTACAAGACCAAAGGGCTGCTGGTAGGCGAAGGGGTGGACGACGAAACCCTCGACTCGCTGGAAGTTATTGCGCGGCAGCAGCGCGGTGTAGAGCAGGTGCGCCGCCCGCTCACCATGTACATGGGCCCGCAGGATGTGGTGCTGGCGCTTGACGTGGAGTTTCATGACCACTTGTCGGCGGTAGAAGTGGAGCACGCTGTAGATGAGTTGCAGGATGCCATCCGGGCCAAGCATCCGGAGTTCAAGCGCATTTTTATCGAGGCCAAAGGACTGGCCGGCAAGCAGCGCGAAACGGCTCTGCAACCTCCCATTTCGCCCCAAATCTGA
- a CDS encoding amine oxidase, producing the protein MVPVATRSNPFQSFWMAGYECTDQLNCFGNRVDFLPLTGHLQLLDDDYQGLQQYSLGTVREGIRWSQIEKAPYQYDWTTVRTMLAAGQHHGIQQVWDLCHFGYPDDLTPLHPLFARRFAALCRAFVLMYREIRPEGELIVTPINEVSFMSWLGGDARGTSPYCVGQGWEVKYGLMRAYIEGVAAMRELDPNIRILTTEPLIHIVPPLNATKAQKKQAREWTDNQYQSVDMLCGRLCPELGGRPEFFDIMGVNYYYNNQWEIHTHHRLPWVNEPYDPRWRPLHHLLRQAYERYGRPIVVSETSHPGLDRPHWMRMVAEESAEALRQGVPLWGVCLYPILDRPDWDFLDQEWHRSGLWDAVLRPNEPPLRVLHQPYADALLAGQQLVAEAIAPELVSSLALSLS; encoded by the coding sequence ATGGTCCCTGTTGCTACCCGCTCTAACCCGTTTCAATCGTTCTGGATGGCCGGCTATGAGTGTACCGACCAGCTCAACTGCTTCGGCAACCGGGTTGATTTTTTGCCGCTGACAGGCCACTTGCAACTCCTCGACGACGATTACCAAGGACTCCAGCAGTATAGCCTAGGCACCGTGCGCGAAGGTATCCGCTGGAGCCAGATCGAAAAAGCGCCTTATCAGTACGACTGGACTACGGTGCGCACCATGCTGGCTGCCGGTCAGCACCACGGCATTCAGCAGGTCTGGGACCTGTGCCACTTCGGCTACCCCGACGACCTAACACCGCTACACCCGCTGTTTGCGCGCCGGTTTGCGGCGCTGTGCCGGGCTTTCGTGCTCATGTACCGGGAAATACGCCCCGAGGGCGAGTTGATTGTAACCCCTATTAACGAGGTAAGCTTTATGAGCTGGCTGGGCGGCGACGCGCGCGGGACTTCGCCCTATTGCGTGGGGCAGGGCTGGGAGGTGAAGTACGGACTGATGCGCGCCTACATCGAGGGCGTAGCAGCCATGCGCGAGCTGGACCCGAACATCCGTATTCTGACCACCGAGCCCCTCATCCATATCGTGCCGCCGCTGAACGCCACCAAGGCCCAGAAAAAACAGGCCCGCGAATGGACCGATAACCAGTATCAGAGTGTGGATATGCTCTGCGGCCGGCTCTGCCCCGAGCTGGGTGGCCGGCCGGAGTTTTTCGACATCATGGGGGTGAACTACTACTACAACAACCAGTGGGAAATTCACACACACCACCGCCTGCCTTGGGTGAACGAGCCCTACGACCCGCGCTGGCGCCCACTACACCACCTGCTACGCCAGGCCTACGAACGGTACGGCCGCCCGATTGTGGTGAGCGAAACCAGCCACCCCGGCCTCGACCGGCCACACTGGATGCGCATGGTAGCTGAAGAATCTGCCGAAGCCCTGCGCCAAGGCGTGCCGCTGTGGGGCGTGTGCCTCTACCCCATCCTCGACCGGCCAGACTGGGATTTCCTGGACCAGGAATGGCACCGCTCAGGTCTTTGGGATGCTGTGCTACGGCCCAACGAGCCGCCATTGCGCGTGTTGCACCAGCCCTACGCCGATGCGCTGCTGGCAGGCCAGCAGCTGGTGGCTGAGGCCATAGCTCCGGAGCTCGTCAGTTCACTGGCGCTTTCTTTATCTTAG